In Candidatus Eisenbacteria bacterium, the genomic stretch GAGGCGGCGCGGGCTAGCTGACCGCGCGGGGCGAGACGCCTCGCCCCGCGCTTCCGGTCCACTGAACCCAGGCCGCATGCTCGGCCGACGATGACGACGCGCGCGGGGTGTGCCGGCGGGTGGCCGCGCGTCGCGGTCACAATCTCGGTCACAGCGGGGGTGGTGCCGCGCATAAAGTGGGGTGGATGACGGGGTTCGAACCCGCGACACCTGGAGCCACAGTCCAGTGCTCTACCGGCTGAGCTACATCCACCGCCACCAACGGAACGCGCAGCCTACGATGTGGCGCGCCTGGAGGGAATCGAACCCCCGACCCACGGATTAGAAATCCGTTGCTCTATCCGTCTGAGCTACAGGCGCGGGGCTCCCTCCGGCGCGAACCGCCGCGGCCGGCAACAAGTCGGGGCGAGAGGATTCGAACCTCCGACATCCTGCTCCCAAAGCAGGTGCGCTACCGGGCTGCGCTACGCCCCGGTGATTCCATGTGCAATTCGGCGACGGAGCATAGCCGCGCCGGTGCACGAGCGTCAATTTTCCCTCAGTCGCGAAGCGTCCTGGCGCTATGCTCCCCGCCAGTCAGGGCCCCCGAGACGGGGACCCCATCGGAACGAAAGGAGTCGCACATGAGCGGCGTCAACAAGGTCATCCTCATCGGCAACCTCGGCGCGAACCCCGAGCTGCGCTACACCGCCGGCCAGCAGGCGGTCGCCAACCTCCGCATCGCCACCACCGAGCGCTGGACCGACAAGAGCGGTCAGAAGCAGGAAGCCACCGAGTGGCATCGCGTGGTGGTGTGGGGCAAGCAAGCGGAGATCGTCGGCCAGTACCTCACCAAGGGCCGGCAGGTGTACGTGGAAGGCAGCATCCGCACGCGCCAGTGGCAGGATCAGCAGGGTCAGAAACGCTACACCACCGAAGTCGTGGCGCGGAACGTCCAGATGCTCGGGCCGCGCGGCTCGGGTGGTCCGGACGATTCGGGAGTCACCGTGCCGGCGGATGAATCGCTGCCGAGCGAGTTCGGCAACGGACCGGACGACGACATTCCGTTCTGAGCCGCGAAGAACCGAGACATTGGGCCCCGTCCCGGTCACCGGGGCGGGGCCTTCGAGGTGGAAGCAGGGAGGGCTTCGCAACTGACGGGCGGCTATACTCCTCGACCGGCGCTGAATCACTGCTCCGGCGCAGCCATCTAAGAGGGGCAACGCTAGGGGGGCGAAAGGTCTCGACGGGGGTCGAGAACCAGAGAGTGCAGGCCGGGGACCCGTGACCTCGTCAAAAAAGCGGGAACATTCATCTGCCAACGAGCAGATGGCTCTCGCTGCCTAACTAAACATTAGGTAGCGACGATCGCCCGGACCCCGCCCGTGGGGGCTGGATGCGGTCGTCATACAAACGCGGGCTGGTCCAATGCCCTCGCTCGTGGGCGGAGGACGAGATCCAATCGAGCTAGCGCGTCGCTGATCCCGCCGGTCGGAGCGGAGACGCGCGAAATTCAATCGGCCGGACACGCCTGTAGGACTCCCTGGGGATTGGCTTTCGGACGCGGGTTCGATTCCCGCCGCCTCCACCATTCTCGCGCACCGGATCGCGCATTCCAGAAACTGGATGTGCGCGCTCAGCGCGGTTCTCTCCTCTTCAATTGCGGCTTCCAGCGGTCGATAACCATGGGGATCACGTGCGCCCGGGAGTTCGCCCGGTCACACGGCGGATTTCCGGGAGACCGCATGACCCGTCGCCTGAAGCCCGAGGACTGGGCCTTCCTCTTCGATACCTCCGCCGACGGCATCTTCCTGGTCGGCAAGGGCGGCGAGATCCTCCATGCGAATCCCCGCGCCTGTGAGCTGCTGGGTTATCGGCTCGACGAGCTGGTGAAGCTCAG encodes the following:
- a CDS encoding single-stranded DNA-binding protein produces the protein MSGVNKVILIGNLGANPELRYTAGQQAVANLRIATTERWTDKSGQKQEATEWHRVVVWGKQAEIVGQYLTKGRQVYVEGSIRTRQWQDQQGQKRYTTEVVARNVQMLGPRGSGGPDDSGVTVPADESLPSEFGNGPDDDIPF